Part of the Bacillus sp. THAF10 genome is shown below.
TTCCCTAAAGCGATACAATGTTCCTTGTTATTCAATAAATAAAGCAACCTATCTGCAAGTTCTTTTTCCACTCCTGGTGAAAAAAATAATCCTGATTTACCTTCTTCTATTATCTCAACCAAACCACCTGTTTTAGCCGCTAAAATCGGTTTCCCTGTAGCCATCCCCTCTAGTGCAACGATTCCAAATGGCTCATAGAGACTTGGAATAACGAGAATATCGCAAAGCTTTAGCATCGTCGTCTTTTCATGATCATGAAGAAAGCCTACAAACAAAAAGTGTTCTTCAAGATCTTGCTCCCTAACTAACATCCTGTAGAAGGAAAGCAATGGACCATTTCCTGCAATGACATACTTTATGTTGTGGCCACTTTTTTTTAGAAAAGAGGCCGCTTTAATAAGAGTATCTACTCCTTTTTCAGGCACAAGCCGTCCAAGGAATAAAATTATCTTATAATCGTGATATTTTTGAATAAATGTCTTTAAACTATCACTTTCCACAGAAGAAAGCTCCACTCCATTTGGGATAACACAAACATTCTGAGAAGTAATTCCTTTCTCCAGAATCTCTCCCTCCATATAACTACTACAAACAATAAGCTCGTCAGATTCCGTTATTAACAACTTTTCTTTTTTATCGATTTGCTGTTGTATCTTTTTTTCCAGATTACTTCTGCCATTTTCCAATGCATGTATGGTTGTGATCAATGGTAGATTTGCTATCTTCTTTAGATACCTTGCTGCCGATCCCACCTGCCAATCATGGGCGTGAATCAAGTTAAATTCCTGCTGAGGAAGTAAAGTCATGACAAGCTCGACTAATTTCATATTAATCTGAGAATTATACAGGTGAAATCCCTTATATATTGGTGAAAATTCATCTGTGCGGTAAACCGTGACACCGTCTACCTCTTCCTGCCTTGGAGCACCATATACGCCATGAGTTACCACTGTTACTTTGTGACCTGCTACAGCAAGCTGTTTGGACAACTCCAATACATGTCTTCCAAGCCCTCCTTGTATGAATGGAGGATACTCCCATGAAAGCATAAGGATACTTAAACACCTATTTTCGACCTGTTGAATGGAACGCTTTTCTTTTACATGCAATCTTTCTACAGGAGGAGAGATTTGTGAGGGTTGTGATTCCTCACCAATATAATAGCTATACACGGATAAATAATCGTGTAAGTCAGCACTGTCAGCAAATCTGATTTCCCTCCATGAAGTAGACCAGCCTTCCTTCTGTTCGGATAATCGTATTTCAGTTTCGGAGTATAAAAGTGGAATAAACTCTTCCCCTTCCCCAACACCGATTTCAACAAGAAGAACAGAACCTGGAATAGTTTCTGTAAATCTTAAATTACCACTGTGGTTCTTGTCCTTAATTTCCAAAAAATATCCTAGACCTTCCTCTTTTTTCATTTTAGCTACTAACCTAATTGTTAAGGTCTTACATTCACCATGAATGAAGGCACAACAATCAAATCTCCAACCATAGATAGACCAGGTGATTTCAATATCACCTTTCTCCAGTTCTCTTACTAGAAGAAATTCCGATTGTTGCTTTTTTTCTTCCATAAAAATATGCCTCCGCTCTTCACCTTTCTTTCATCTTACATCCGTATTCTATATTCCACAACAGCCGGTTTTTGTCGTCTTTTGTTCTATTTTTATAGATTGGGTAATTAGGCTCATAAGAACTTATAAAATGTTTCCACAAGAAAAACCAATGATTCTTTATGTCCGTTGTCATAAAATGTTCACAAAATAGTCAAAGGTTTCTATGTAATTTGTCGAAAGACTATTTTTCCATGTCTCCACCTATGATATAAAATAGAAGAGAAACTTTTATTGAGGTGACAAAATGTTAATTGCAAGTATAAGTTTAATTGTTATTGCTGTAGCTTTAATTGTCATTTCCTTTTTCGTTACGGACAAGTTTTCGGAGCTGGAAAAAGAAATGGAGCAGCTTTCATTCGATGTTGTTCAAGATAAGTATAAGCTTGAAAGAAAAATGAAAGTACTAGAAGAGGAATTACTAGGCGGGCCTTCCCCAATACATAAGAAAAAAAACAAAAAGGGAGCCTCTCTTAATTCAGTAAGTGATGAGGACGTTGCCATTTCCCTGTATCAAAAGGGATATTCCCCTTCCCAGATTTCACAATTTACCTCTACCTCTATCGAAAAAATTGAGCAAATTCTAAATGGTGCTAATGTAAAAAGGAATGTTGCAAATGAGAACTAATTTACGTGCATTTGCAATCGGAATACTTTTTGCTACAGGAGTAATGGGAGTTGCCTACTCTATCGTTAGTGCAAACACGGGAACACTAAATGATGAATCCGTGAAAGCCTATGCAGAGGAAAATAATCTTACAGTATTAACACGGGAAGAATACAACGAGCTTTTACCACCTGCTGAGCCTAAGAAAGAAACAAAGACTGAAACTAAAGAACCAAAAGACAGTGATAAAGAGAAACAAGAAGCTTCAAAAGAGCAAAAACAAGAGGAAGAAGCGAACGAACCATTTGAAGTCGTTATTCCAGATGGGATGGCTACCTACGAAATCACGGCCTTACTTGCTGAAAAAGGAATCATTAATGATGACAAAGAGTTCGACAAGTTTTTAGAAGACCGCGGAATTGCAACAAAAGTCCGTTCTGGTACATTTATGCTTAAAAAAGGAATGAGTTATCAAGAAGCGGTAGATGTATTGATAAAATAGAACAAAAAAAGAGCATCTCCACTAAACGGGAGGATGCTCTTTTTTTCCTTAACAACAATCATTATCCTTCATACCCAGTAACACAAGGCCTTTTCCTTGTGAGGTTTCCTGAACATCTAGTACAAGGTCTGTGGTCATGCTTTCAATTTTCGAATCAATTGCCACTTTTATTTCATTTATGGTTTCCATTTTATCATCTGCTTTTGCCTCATCCAGAGACAATCCTAATTGTGGGCTTCCTCAGCCCCAGCCTGCAAAATAAACCCGTATATTGCTTGCCCCGTTTTCACGCAGGACACTATGGAGAACGTCTCTTGCTTCGTTTGATATCTTCACAACGAATCACCTACCTTGTTCATGTTAGTGTTTTTTGTACATTTTTTGTAGCACATTTTTTAATTCAGGCTTCACGTTAATGACCGGACGAATGGAAGTTACAAGCTGTTCTGCCTCCTCCACAGTACTAGCCTTCCCTGAGTGAAGTAGCATACCCATTGCGACCGTTCCTGTTCTGTTTCGGCCACCGGAACAATGGAAATATACTTTCTTTCCATCCTGTTTCGCCCTCATCACGTATTCAATGGCTGCTTTCACAGATTCTTCCTGTTGTTCCGCATTATCCACTATTGGCATATGGATCCTAGGGAGATTATCTTTCACCATATCCGTTTCGGCACGCAAATCAATGATAACATCTAATCCTTCCATTGTGTGTGCTTCTTGTACTTGATTCGCACCGCCAATATAGACATTGTCCATTAATAATTGATAGTTTTTTTCCATTGTCATGCTTTTCACTCCTTAAAGAAGGTTCTCATTTTCCCACGGTAGAATTGCGCATTTATCTTTTGTACCCTTTACTCTTTGTATCCATGTTAGCTCCTGCTTTCCTCTACCGGATAATACTTTGTCTTGCGTTTTTGTCACAGCAAAACTCTGATTAATAATCCACCAACGGGGCGTTATGCCTGCACGCTCTAGATCAGCATGTAACCTTTCGGCTTCTAATACTGGTGTTGCCTCAGGTAAAGTAACAATTAAGACCGCTGTTTCTTTCGCATTACGAAGACGAGGAAGAAGATTTTGCACTTCTTTTGAAATCTCCCCAGTAGAACGTAACAATTCCTTTTGATAGGACTGGGCAGCGTCAAGCAACAGCAAGGTATGACCAGTTGGCGCAGTATCAATAATCACCACTTCTTCGTCTGCTTGTCCCACTATGTTTGCGAATTTCTGAAACACAGCTATTTCTTCTGTACAAGGAGAGTTTAAATCTTCCTCAAGGTATGCAAGTTGTTCCTCCTTTAACCCGTCTCCAGCTTGTTCTAAGACATGCTTTTTATACGCTTCCACTTCTTTCTTAGGATCCACTTTACTGACCGTTAACTGATGCTTTAAGGTTCTATTCTTTAATGCATGCTCCAAATGAGCAGCTGGATCCGTTGTCGTAAGATGGACTTTCACATCTTTTTCCGCAAGTTTCATTGCTAGCTTAGCTGCAAGTGTTGTCTTTCCTACGCCACCCTTGCCCATCGTGAATACTACACGTAGATTTTGCTCCATAACATCCGCTACCACTTGATCAAAGTCAGCAAGTTCTGTAAGTAATCCCGAGATTTCCTGATTAGGATTGTCCACTTGTATCGTTTTTCCATTTAACCAAGCCTTTAACGAGGTGGTGCCAGTTAAGGAATACGAAATATAAGGCAGGTACGTTATGGGAAAATCTTCAAAAGTTTTTCGTGCCATGCTCCATGCTTGTTGCTGTTTCTCATAAAAGCTCATGGATACTTCATCACCTTTGACCGATTCTTTCAATATACCATTAACAATCAGCTGTTGATTTTGAAGACCTATTGCTTTCAATTCTTTTGAGGCACGTGCTGCTTCCAATATTGGCGATTCATCAGGACGTGTGACAAGGAACAATTGAGTTTGTAATGGAT
Proteins encoded:
- a CDS encoding glycosyltransferase family 4 protein, whose product is MEEKKQQSEFLLVRELEKGDIEITWSIYGWRFDCCAFIHGECKTLTIRLVAKMKKEEGLGYFLEIKDKNHSGNLRFTETIPGSVLLVEIGVGEGEEFIPLLYSETEIRLSEQKEGWSTSWREIRFADSADLHDYLSVYSYYIGEESQPSQISPPVERLHVKEKRSIQQVENRCLSILMLSWEYPPFIQGGLGRHVLELSKQLAVAGHKVTVVTHGVYGAPRQEEVDGVTVYRTDEFSPIYKGFHLYNSQINMKLVELVMTLLPQQEFNLIHAHDWQVGSAARYLKKIANLPLITTIHALENGRSNLEKKIQQQIDKKEKLLITESDELIVCSSYMEGEILEKGITSQNVCVIPNGVELSSVESDSLKTFIQKYHDYKIILFLGRLVPEKGVDTLIKAASFLKKSGHNIKYVIAGNGPLLSFYRMLVREQDLEEHFLFVGFLHDHEKTTMLKLCDILVIPSLYEPFGIVALEGMATGKPILAAKTGGLVEIIEEGKSGLFFSPGVEKELADRLLYLLNNKEHCIALGKYARQRAEQCYRWDDVRKQTESVYWSFCKTASSIK
- a CDS encoding dual specificity protein phosphatase family protein translates to MTMEKNYQLLMDNVYIGGANQVQEAHTMEGLDVIIDLRAETDMVKDNLPRIHMPIVDNAEQQEESVKAAIEYVMRAKQDGKKVYFHCSGGRNRTGTVAMGMLLHSGKASTVEEAEQLVTSIRPVINVKPELKNVLQKMYKKH
- the arsA gene encoding arsenical pump-driving ATPase; its protein translation is MLPIFQPLKHIQTPYLFFTGKGGVGKTSTACATSIVLANEGKRVLIVSTDPASNLQDVFETELTNEIAEVPGVKGLFACNLDPDEAARDYREKVIGPYKGKLPESVLATMEEQLSGACSVEIAAFDQFSTLLTEKEITEQFDVIIFDTAPTGHTLRLLSLPSAWNNFLEESTHGASCLGPLSGLGAKKELYEQTVKALSNPLQTQLFLVTRPDESPILEAARASKELKAIGLQNQQLIVNGILKESVKGDEVSMSFYEKQQQAWSMARKTFEDFPITYLPYISYSLTGTTSLKAWLNGKTIQVDNPNQEISGLLTELADFDQVVADVMEQNLRVVFTMGKGGVGKTTLAAKLAMKLAEKDVKVHLTTTDPAAHLEHALKNRTLKHQLTVSKVDPKKEVEAYKKHVLEQAGDGLKEEQLAYLEEDLNSPCTEEIAVFQKFANIVGQADEEVVIIDTAPTGHTLLLLDAAQSYQKELLRSTGEISKEVQNLLPRLRNAKETAVLIVTLPEATPVLEAERLHADLERAGITPRWWIINQSFAVTKTQDKVLSGRGKQELTWIQRVKGTKDKCAILPWENENLL